In Alteromonas sp. RKMC-009, the genomic stretch GCAGCACTGGATATCACAATCAGCGATTCCGGAGAGGGGTTTGATTATACCGCACCGGCAAATACCGGTGAAGACAACAGTTTTGGCCGGGGACTGACACTACTCAACGAGCTTTGTGAGCAGGTGAATTACTCAGGTAGCGGCAACACACTGAAGGTACGGTTGTCTGTAGACCGGTAATTTATCGCCGGCGCTTGATTGCTTATCTCACGGGGTGAAACATTCTGGTTGAAAACGCGTATAAACAGCTAAACGTCCAAACCGGAATATCACATGTTAAAAGCCGTACTTGATTTGTTCAGGGATAACCCGTCAGATAAACCGCAAACCCATACAGTAGAACTGGCCACCGCCGTATTGCTGAGTGAAATTATTCGCGCAGATCGCGAAGCTGACCCGAGAGAACTTGAGGCATACCGCGCCTTGCTGGAAAAGCAGTTTTCTCTGGATGCTGATGAGCTGAACGCATTAATGAACGAAGGTCAGACTTCGGCAGAAGAAGCGGTCGATATGGTGCAGTTCACACATGTTATTAATCAAAAGTGTAATATTGATGAAAAGCAGGCTATTCTAACGGGCTTATGGGAAGTGGCCTATGCCGATAAAAATATTGCTCCTGTTGAAGAGCATACCATCAGACGTATAGCCGACTTATTACATTTACCTCACAGCCAGTTTATTAAAACAAAGCTTTCCGTTACGGAACAGTCTGCCGGTTGAGCAGTTTGCATAGCTGAGTCGTCCGACTGGTGTAAACAATCAGGCAGGTTAGTTTGTTCCGGTCCATGAAGTTGCCGTTGACGTTGCTGATATCTACAGCCGTAGCGGCGTCTGTAATCGTTGTCTACATCGTGTCGCTGAACGCGCAGCAAGCCCGTGTTACCTCCATGCAGCAGGAGCAGATGTCTGCCCTCGTGCAGAATGTGGCGGCCCGCCTGGAGCCGGCGCAGGGTGACCGTGACATCGATGGCGAAGTAGCGCGAAAGGAACTTGCTCTGCAGTTGTCGCACCGTCAGGTCACTGCGGCTTTCGTATTTGATTTAAGAAAAAACCTCATTACCTCTTCGGTTAAACAGAATAACCTGGCCAGTGACTCCTTTGCTGTTACATTGCCTGCCGGCATTCAGATGGCTGACGGACTTATGTATGCCGTTGCCAATATCGGTAAAGAGCCTTATCTGACTGGCAAAGTGGTGATTGTCAGTGATATGAACGGGTTGCTGGCGCAGTCGCAGAAGACATTATTTTTCTCTGTCATTCCCTGGCTTGCCGGCACCATCTTTCTCACCGTGATTGTCGCGCTGCTGGTAAGCCGCAGATTGCTCAGACCCCTGCAGGCCCTGATCGAATTTACCCGTGATATCGCCAGAGACAAAGATTACTCAAAGCGATTTTCTGATAAACACAATCACGAGGTCGCCAGGCTGGGCACCAGTATCAACAGTTTTCTCGATACAATCGAAGTCGAACTGATCATCAATAAAGAACAGAACGACACGCTGGTGGAACAGCAACAAACAATGATGCGGCTGGCGAATTATGACAGCCTGACAGGACTCCCTAACCGGCAATTTGTGGTGGATAACCTCAGGCTGGAGCTCGCCCGTGTAAGACGCACCAAAGATGATTTGGCACTGGTTTTCTTTGATCTCGACGGATTTAAGGGGATTAATGATTCACTGGGACATGAAACCGGTGATCTGATCCTGATAGAAGTGGCAGACCGTGTGGTGAACATGTTGCGGGAAGGCGATTTGATTGCACGGCTGGGCGGTGATGAATTTATCATTGTGCCTGACAGGGACGTGTCGGATGCAAGCCTGAAAAACCTGGCAGATAAACTGGTCGGCGCATTTACCGAACCCTTCATGCTGAGAGGTCTGGCGTTGACCGTCGGTGTCAGTGTGGGGATTGCCAGAGCCAGTGATGCGGAGTACGAGCTCAGTCAGTTAATGAGTAATGCTGACCTTGCCATGTACCGCTCTAAGGCGAAAGGTCGCGGTACTTACACGTTATTCACCATCGATATGGTTGAATCGTACAAGCGTAAAATGTCTATTGCTAACAGTATTGACGGTGCCATCCGGCAGGATGAATTTCTGGTTTACTATCAGCCCAAAATTAGTCAGCAGGGTGAAATTATCGGCCTTGAGGCGCTCATACGCTGGCAGCACCCTGAATTTGGTCTGGTGATGCCGTCAGAGTTTATTCCCATTGCAGAGCAGGGCGGCAAAATATCGGCCATAACCCAGTGGATGATTGAACGGGTATGTATGGAACTGCCCGATCTGCAAATGCTGATCTCCCGTAAATTTAAGGTCGCAATCAATCTGTCCGGCCACGATTTACGCCACACCGGTTTGTTCGACGATATCTACGGGTTATTCGAACGTTATCAGGTGAATCCTGAGTATTTTGAATTTGAAGTCACCGAATCCGCCTATCTGGAAAACTTTGCTTTTGCTGATAAGTTCTTCAAGCGTCTTAGCAATCTCGGTTGTGCTATTTCTCTGGATGATTTTGGTACCGGTTATTCGTCGTTAAGTTACCTCACGCAAATCACCATCGATACGCTTAAGGTTGATCGTCAGTTTATCCGTGAACTGGACACCTCTGAGCGCTCCCGTCTGGTAACCGGTACCATCATTGATTTGGCTAAACGACTGGCCTTAACCGTATGTGCCGAAGGTATAGAGCACCCCGGTCAATGGGCGTATCTGATTGAGCATGGCTGTGATCATGTTCAGGGGTACTTGTTCAGCAAACCTGTCCCTCTCTCCAAACTGCTGACTATCGACCAGAATTATCTGCATCTATTAAATGCTCCGGATGCGGCGCAGGGATAAAAATTTGCGCCGCCAGTGTAGATAATTTGCAACACCTGCAACTTCTTATTCGTAGTGTTAAATAGCAAGTTACTGATTTTATTGGTTAATAGTGTTTTGGCACTACTTGTGCTAACTCCTGTTTAACGTGAGCTTCTGTATAACCGGACGGGTCCCAGTCCTTTACATCCGCTCACAACCCGCGAGCACAGGAGGTTGTTATGAAGCGAATTGAGAAAGTGTTTTTATTGTTATTTACCATTATTGCTGTTCAGGCTGTCGCTGTTGCAGAGGCCAATGCCGGTGAAGCATGGCTATCTGAACTGGATGAAGACCAGGACGGTTATATCTCCCTGAAAGAGGCTGTTGCTGATACCCGTTTGTTACGCCTTTTCAGTCGCATTGACGATAATGCAGACGGTCAGTTGAGCATTGACGAACTGAAAGCCAGCGAGGAAGTAGAACTGCTCAGCATGCGTGCATCTGCTAAATAATCTTTTTAACGATGGCACAGGGTATTTGGTGCCATCATCTATTGCGGCATTGAAAGGGGTATGCGATCCTGAAAAACCGGACTTCATTTAGTGATCGAATTTTGCGAGTTGGTTCCCTCAGACAACTTACGTTAGGTAGTTTTTTACTTGCGCTGGTTCCCCTTATAGCACTGCTTTGGCAAAGCCAGAGCGATCTTGCCAAAGTCAGCAGGATGACCACCAAAGAGACACGTTTCGTGGTGACGGTCGTGGGCTACCTGCAAAATCTGGACGGCGCTGCCATCGACCTGGAGCGTACCCTCCGTCAGTACGCCATTATCCAGAACGCCACCGTCGCTGATTTAACTGACAATGCAATTGCACAGTTTGCCAGCGCGCAAAGCAAGCTCTGCGGTATCGTTCCGGCGAGTGAAAATTGCGGGCTGCTGAAAAAGCAAATTGAGCAATTACGAAATTTCCGCACTATTAACGATCAGCTTTTACTGAATGCGTATCTCGCTTCATTAAGTAATGGTGTTACTGCCATCCGCAAAGACGTGGACAAGGCTATTCAAACCCGTCTGGCTGTGCAGCAGGAAGACATGACTGATATGCAGGCCAAGCAGGCATGGTCGACGGCGCTGCTGGTCAGTGTGTCATTGTTGCTGATTTTGCTCGGCAGCCAGTTGATTGTAAATCCGGTGCGCAAGCTCAAGCAAATCATTCAGATCCTCGCCCATCAGCGTGGTGAGTTGCCGCCATTGTCTACGAAGGCACCCTATGAATTAATTGGGGTAGAAAGAGATCTTCATTGGCTGGCGGAACGTTTACAGCAGCTTGAACATATTCGCACTGCGCTTTTGCGACATGCCGCCCACGAACTTAAAACGCCGCTGGCAAGCATTAAAGAAGGGTGTAGTTTGCTTTCTGAGAACGTTGTCGGTGAGCTGAATCCCCAGCAGGTTGAAGTACTTTCTTTGCTCAGTTCCAGCACCCAGCGCCTGAATACGCTGGTAGAAAAGCTGCTGGATTACAACCTGCTTCTGCAGCAGGCTGAACCTAAATTTACGGACATTAATCCGCAGGATCTTGTCAGAGATTGTATCGAAGACTACGCCCTGGCGCTGCAGGACCGTGAAGTTACTGTGGATGTAACCGTAGAAACCATTAGTGTCGACGAGGAGTTGTATCGTCGTATACTTGATAATCTGGTATCGAATGCTGTAGCACACGGTGCAATAGGCAGACCTATTTCCGTGAGGATTTATCGACAGGAGGAGGTAGCAGTACTCGATGTAGCTAACCGGGGGAAAAAGATTCCGCCGGAAAAAGTGGGTAAACTTTTTGAACCGTTTACCCGGGGTGACGATCCAAGAAACGACAATGTCATTGGTACGGGTTTGGGCCTGTCCATTGTTTCAGACTGTGCCCGTTTGATGCACGGCGATGTGGCGGTTGTTGATGTAGATTATGCCGATGTCTGTTTTAGAGTAAGCATTCCGCAGAAGGAAAAACGTTAATGAAAATCAAATTATTGCTGCCACTGGCCGCCATGCTGGGTGGATGTGCAGCGATAGAAGGGAATGAGTCTGCACCAGTTATTCCGGTCGAGGAAAATACGGTCGCACCGCAACTGGTGGAGAGTGATTCCCTTTGTCTGGTAGAAAAAGACACAGAATCTTTTGAGCACCAGTGCGATTTGCTCTATTGGGTGAACCTGTGGGTTCAGGCCGACAATACCCGCTGGCCTGTACGCAGAGATGCTATCGCCGGGTTGTCCGATTCAACAGAGGATAAAATAAAAAAAATCATTTTATCACTGCCTGTAGACACCCCTTATCAGAGTCGCCTTCGTGCCCGGCACTGGCTGACCGAAGTGAAGGATAAGCTGACGCCGGATATGCAAACCGTGGTGGCCACTATTGTTAATGCCCCCAACGATGAAATGCTTGAGCTTGAATCGGCGATGGTGATCTTAAACCGCGTGAACACCGATAAAGAAAAGCAGTTGCAGATGCTCGAAAAAGAACTGGAATCACAAACTAAGAAGATGGAAGAGTTGCTTAAAGTTGAAGCAACGCTGATGGATAAAAACAGGAGTACGCAGCGATGAATGAATCCGGAGCGCGAAACGCCAGATTATTGCTCGTTGACGACGATAAAAGTTTACTTCGCCTGCTGACCATTCGCCTTGAAGGCGAAGGATATCAGGTCACGGCGGTGGAAGATGGTCAGGCGGCATTACGCAAAATTCGTAGTGATGACTACGACGTGGTGTTGTCAGATTTACGTATGCCGGGCCTTGATGGTCTGAGCTTATTTGAAGAAATCATGGGCGTCCGTAAGGATATTCCTGTGATATTGATGACTGCCCACGGTACGATTTCTGACGCCGTTGCGGCAACCCAGCGTGGTGTGTTCGGCTTTTTGCCTAAGCCGGTGGATCACGATGAGTTACGCAAGTTATTGCAAAAAGCCCTGAGTCAGTCTCTATCTGTTCAGCCGGAAGAGTGGTGCAAAGATATCATTACCCGTGCACCGGAAATGACCAGTGTGATGGACCAGGCTTTCCGTATTGCCCAGCGTGAAGTGAGTGTGCTTATCAGTGGTGCCAGCGGTACCGGTAAAGAATTGCTGGCGAATGCTATTCACCGGGCCAGTAACCGTCGTGACAAGCCGTTTATTGCCATTAACTGTGGTGCATTGCCGGAAAACCTGCTGGAGTCAGAATTGTTTGGTCATGCAAAAGGCGCCTTTACCGGTGCGGTGCATGCAAACCCCGGTTTGTTCCGTGAAGCGGATGGCGGCACCTTGTTCCTTGATGAAATTGGCGACATGCCAATGACGTTACAGGTCAAATTGCTGCGTGCGTTACAGGAGCGTCAAATCCGGCCTGTGGGCAGCGCCAAACACGTAGACATCGACGTACGTATTATTTCTGCAACACACAAAGATTTGCATAAAGAAATGGAAGAGGGCAGCTTCCGGGAAGATTTGTACTATCGTCTTAACGTGGTGAATCTGAAACTACCTTCCCTGAAAGAGCGCAGTGAAGACATTCCCTTGCTCGCCCGTACATTGCTTCAGCAAAGCGGTCAGCGTCATGGCGTGAATGTGACGCAATTTTCTGATGATGCCATGCAATTACTGGTGAAGTCAGAATGGCCCGGTAACGTGCGGCAACTGGTTAACGTGGTAGAGCAGTGTGTAGCACTGACACAAACGCCGGTGATCCCGCTGCATCTGGTACAGCAGGCATTGTCGGCTACCCGCCAGAGCTGGCCAACACTGACCGAAGCCCGCGATGCCTTTGAACAAAAGTATCTGCACAAATTATTGAAAATGACCGACGGTAATGTGACCCGTGCCGCCGAGCTGGCCGGTCGTAACCGTACCGATATGCATAAGCTGATGAAAAAACATGAGCTAGATGCCGGTGATTTCCGCTAAAAGCCGGTAATTTCACCAACGTTATTTTCTGATAATGTCCCGCCGCACTCTGTTAAATGAGCAGAGTGCGGATATTTATTTCCTCTCTGCAACCCGGTTCTTAATTTTTCAAAACAAAGAAGTTTGCTCAGCAGGCGGTGGTGCGAAAGTCAGAGCAGGCAATGCTGCATCAGGATAGCAGTCGTTATAACTGTCGATAAATTCTGCTGCCAGCCAGGGCGCATCGCCATTTTCCGGTTTATGAAAGAACATGTATGGTGTGCGGCCTTCAAGCCGCCATTCATGGCATTTTCCTATCCAGGGCTGTAAGCAGCGGGTATTGGCGGCATCGTCATTACCACCCACAAAGCGCACAACCGGTGCCGTGGATGTCGCAATCACATTCACCGGCAGTCTGGGCTTTTTCATCCGTACCTCTGTGGTCAGTTCGCTGTCAGACGGACCGGCGAATAATCCCCGTGTATCCATAATGACCCGGTTTACCTTCTGTTCCATGAGCATGCGGTTAAATTGTTGTTCCGCGCCGCCTTTATCAAAAAATGCCGGATGACGTACTTCAACGCCAAGAGGTATGTCTGCCGGAAATTGCTTCAACATGGCGGAAATGGCCTGCAAACTGTCAGGGCCGGTACTGGCGGGCAGTTGCAACATCAGCATGCCCAGCCGTTCTTTCAGCGGGGCCAGCAGCGACAACTGCTTTTCAATATCAGGGTGGTTCGGGTCCGGTGCACCGCTGTGAGTGATGGTCTGGTGGACTTTAAACGTAAAGCGGAAGGCCTGCGGGGTTTGCTCAATCCACCGTGCCACAGTGTCCGCTGAGGGCAGGGCATAGAAGGTGGTGTTGCCTTCCACTGAATTCATCTGCTTTGCATAATATCCGAGGGCGTTTTTTCTTGCTCCGGCATCGTTAAACCAGTCCCCCGGCCAGCGGCTGTGTTGCCACTGAGGCACACCAATGTACACAGGTGGCAGAGAATTGTTCAGTTGGCTGTGGAAATCGCTTTTAGTCATTGGGCTTTACGATGCATTTGTTTATACTATGCGACCTTATTTTTATCTAAAGTCTGAGGCTTAACCGGATAGTTGCCTGACTGAGACAAGTCACCGTCCGGCTGCATTGAAGCACTGACCGCAATGCCTTGCAAGTCAGCATCGCCAGGCAGACAACACATTACCAGAGGTTCAGGGACCATGCGCACAGATTACTGTGGGAATATTGATTCATCTTACGCCGGCCAGGAAGTCACACTTTGTGGTTGGGTTAACAAGCGTCGTGACTTAGGCGGCGTTATTTTCATCGATCTTCGTGACCGCGAAGGCATCGTGCAGGTGGTATTCGATCCCGACTTACCGGAAGTACTGGACGTAGCCAATAAACTGCGTAATGAATTCTGCGTGAAGCTGACCGGTAAAGTGCGTGCCCGCCCTGAAGGGCAGATCAACAAACAAATGCGTACCGGTGAAATTGAAATTCTGGGCACTGGGCTGGAAATCATCAATAAGTCTGCGGTACTGCCGCTGGACTGGAACCAGGAAAACTCTGAAGAACAACGTCTGCGCTATCGTTACCTCGACCTGCGTCGTCCGGTAATGAGCGACCGCCTGAAGTTCCGTGCCCGTGTTACCGGTGCTGTTCGCCGTTACCTGGAAGAAGAAGGTTTCCTGGATATTGAAACCCCGATTCTGACGAAAGCTACGCCGGAAGGTGCCCGTGACTATCTGGTTCCAAGCCGCACCCACAAAGGCGAATTCTTTGCACTGCCACAGTCACCTCAGTTGTTCAAACAGTTGCTGATGATGTCGGGCATGGATCGTTATTACCAAATCGTAAAATGCTTCCGTGACGAAGACTTACGTGCTGATCGCCAGCCAGAATTCACTCAAATCGATTTGGAAACCACCTTCCTTGATGCTGATGGCGTAATGTCTATCACCGAAGGCATGATCCGTGACTTGTTTCTGAAAATGCTGAATGTCGATCTGGGTGAATTCCCCCGTATGACTTACGCAGAAGCGATGCAGCGTTTCGGTAGTGATAAGCCTGACTTACGTAACCCGT encodes the following:
- a CDS encoding DUF72 domain-containing protein, with product MTKSDFHSQLNNSLPPVYIGVPQWQHSRWPGDWFNDAGARKNALGYYAKQMNSVEGNTTFYALPSADTVARWIEQTPQAFRFTFKVHQTITHSGAPDPNHPDIEKQLSLLAPLKERLGMLMLQLPASTGPDSLQAISAMLKQFPADIPLGVEVRHPAFFDKGGAEQQFNRMLMEQKVNRVIMDTRGLFAGPSDSELTTEVRMKKPRLPVNVIATSTAPVVRFVGGNDDAANTRCLQPWIGKCHEWRLEGRTPYMFFHKPENGDAPWLAAEFIDSYNDCYPDAALPALTFAPPPAEQTSLF
- a CDS encoding putative bifunctional diguanylate cyclase/phosphodiesterase codes for the protein MFRSMKLPLTLLISTAVAASVIVVYIVSLNAQQARVTSMQQEQMSALVQNVAARLEPAQGDRDIDGEVARKELALQLSHRQVTAAFVFDLRKNLITSSVKQNNLASDSFAVTLPAGIQMADGLMYAVANIGKEPYLTGKVVIVSDMNGLLAQSQKTLFFSVIPWLAGTIFLTVIVALLVSRRLLRPLQALIEFTRDIARDKDYSKRFSDKHNHEVARLGTSINSFLDTIEVELIINKEQNDTLVEQQQTMMRLANYDSLTGLPNRQFVVDNLRLELARVRRTKDDLALVFFDLDGFKGINDSLGHETGDLILIEVADRVVNMLREGDLIARLGGDEFIIVPDRDVSDASLKNLADKLVGAFTEPFMLRGLALTVGVSVGIARASDAEYELSQLMSNADLAMYRSKAKGRGTYTLFTIDMVESYKRKMSIANSIDGAIRQDEFLVYYQPKISQQGEIIGLEALIRWQHPEFGLVMPSEFIPIAEQGGKISAITQWMIERVCMELPDLQMLISRKFKVAINLSGHDLRHTGLFDDIYGLFERYQVNPEYFEFEVTESAYLENFAFADKFFKRLSNLGCAISLDDFGTGYSSLSYLTQITIDTLKVDRQFIRELDTSERSRLVTGTIIDLAKRLALTVCAEGIEHPGQWAYLIEHGCDHVQGYLFSKPVPLSKLLTIDQNYLHLLNAPDAAQG
- a CDS encoding calcium-binding protein; this encodes MKRIEKVFLLLFTIIAVQAVAVAEANAGEAWLSELDEDQDGYISLKEAVADTRLLRLFSRIDDNADGQLSIDELKASEEVELLSMRASAK
- a CDS encoding sensor histidine kinase, with the translated sequence MLRVGSLRQLTLGSFLLALVPLIALLWQSQSDLAKVSRMTTKETRFVVTVVGYLQNLDGAAIDLERTLRQYAIIQNATVADLTDNAIAQFASAQSKLCGIVPASENCGLLKKQIEQLRNFRTINDQLLLNAYLASLSNGVTAIRKDVDKAIQTRLAVQQEDMTDMQAKQAWSTALLVSVSLLLILLGSQLIVNPVRKLKQIIQILAHQRGELPPLSTKAPYELIGVERDLHWLAERLQQLEHIRTALLRHAAHELKTPLASIKEGCSLLSENVVGELNPQQVEVLSLLSSSTQRLNTLVEKLLDYNLLLQQAEPKFTDINPQDLVRDCIEDYALALQDREVTVDVTVETISVDEELYRRILDNLVSNAVAHGAIGRPISVRIYRQEEVAVLDVANRGKKIPPEKVGKLFEPFTRGDDPRNDNVIGTGLGLSIVSDCARLMHGDVAVVDVDYADVCFRVSIPQKEKR
- a CDS encoding sigma 54-interacting transcriptional regulator, translated to MNESGARNARLLLVDDDKSLLRLLTIRLEGEGYQVTAVEDGQAALRKIRSDDYDVVLSDLRMPGLDGLSLFEEIMGVRKDIPVILMTAHGTISDAVAATQRGVFGFLPKPVDHDELRKLLQKALSQSLSVQPEEWCKDIITRAPEMTSVMDQAFRIAQREVSVLISGASGTGKELLANAIHRASNRRDKPFIAINCGALPENLLESELFGHAKGAFTGAVHANPGLFREADGGTLFLDEIGDMPMTLQVKLLRALQERQIRPVGSAKHVDIDVRIISATHKDLHKEMEEGSFREDLYYRLNVVNLKLPSLKERSEDIPLLARTLLQQSGQRHGVNVTQFSDDAMQLLVKSEWPGNVRQLVNVVEQCVALTQTPVIPLHLVQQALSATRQSWPTLTEARDAFEQKYLHKLLKMTDGNVTRAAELAGRNRTDMHKLMKKHELDAGDFR
- a CDS encoding tellurite resistance TerB family protein; amino-acid sequence: MLKAVLDLFRDNPSDKPQTHTVELATAVLLSEIIRADREADPRELEAYRALLEKQFSLDADELNALMNEGQTSAEEAVDMVQFTHVINQKCNIDEKQAILTGLWEVAYADKNIAPVEEHTIRRIADLLHLPHSQFIKTKLSVTEQSAG